In a single window of the Cupriavidus sp. P-10 genome:
- a CDS encoding helix-turn-helix domain-containing protein produces the protein MASHPGPARGTMQYPIHTLSQLRPILQGFRKSRGLTQANMAAYLGVRQQTYAELEANPAAASVERLFKALRVLGVDMVLFPAPDTHAQPEPAQETSPAALPTGKVARKAAPADKPKKPAGAKASRPVRTTTEPQREDW, from the coding sequence ATGGCCAGCCATCCCGGGCCGGCACGCGGCACCATGCAATATCCCATCCATACCCTCAGCCAGTTGCGCCCGATCCTGCAGGGCTTCAGGAAGTCCAGGGGCCTGACGCAGGCAAATATGGCGGCTTACCTGGGCGTCAGGCAACAGACCTACGCCGAACTGGAAGCCAATCCCGCCGCGGCCAGCGTCGAGCGGCTGTTCAAGGCGCTGCGCGTGCTCGGCGTGGATATGGTGCTCTTCCCTGCCCCTGATACCCATGCGCAGCCGGAGCCTGCGCAAGAGACAAGTCCCGCCGCCCTGCCGACAGGCAAGGTTGCTCGCAAGGCAGCGCCGGCAGACAAGCCGAAAAAGCCCGCCGGGGCCAAGGCAAGCCGTCCCGTCCGCACGACCACCGAACCACAGCGGGAGGACTGGTAG
- a CDS encoding isocitrate lyase/PEP mutase family protein encodes MTLKQRLQQPGIVTAPGVYDAFSALLVEQAGFQAAYLSGASIAYTRFGRPDIGFLSLDDVASVTRNIRERVALPLIVDADTGFGNALNVVQTVRVLERAGASAIQLEDQAMPKRCGHLDGKSVIPAAEMAGKIRAACDARRDAGTLIIARTDAVAVEGMEAALERAERYAEAGADLLFVEALRSREDMSAAIARLGARAPLLANMVEGGKTPVLPAPELEQIGFRVVIFPGGTVRALAFALRDYLQSLGAHQTTTPYLDRMLSFQALNETIGTPEMLALGKRYE; translated from the coding sequence ATGACACTGAAGCAACGCCTGCAACAACCCGGCATCGTCACCGCACCGGGTGTCTACGATGCATTTTCCGCGCTGCTGGTCGAACAGGCCGGCTTCCAGGCCGCCTACCTGTCCGGCGCCAGCATCGCCTATACGCGATTCGGCCGGCCGGATATCGGCTTCCTGTCGCTCGACGACGTGGCCTCGGTCACCCGCAATATCCGCGAGCGCGTGGCGCTGCCGCTGATCGTCGATGCCGACACCGGCTTCGGCAATGCACTTAACGTAGTGCAGACCGTCCGCGTGCTCGAGCGTGCCGGCGCATCGGCGATCCAGCTGGAAGACCAGGCAATGCCCAAGCGCTGCGGGCATCTCGACGGCAAGTCGGTGATCCCGGCCGCCGAGATGGCGGGCAAGATCCGCGCCGCCTGCGATGCGCGCCGCGATGCGGGCACGCTGATCATTGCCCGCACCGATGCGGTGGCGGTGGAGGGCATGGAAGCGGCACTGGAACGCGCCGAGCGCTATGCCGAGGCCGGTGCCGACCTGCTGTTCGTGGAAGCGCTGCGCAGCCGCGAAGACATGTCGGCAGCCATCGCCAGGCTCGGGGCACGCGCGCCGCTGCTGGCCAATATGGTCGAAGGCGGCAAGACGCCAGTGCTGCCCGCGCCGGAACTGGAACAGATCGGCTTTCGCGTCGTGATTTTCCCCGGCGGTACCGTGCGGGCGCTGGCCTTTGCGCTGCGCGACTACCTGCAGAGCCTGGGCGCGCACCAGACCACCACGCCGTACCTGGACCGGATGCTCTCGTTCCAGGCGCTCAACGAGACGATCGGCACGCCTGAAATGCTGGCGCTGGGCAAGCGCTACGAATAG
- a CDS encoding 3-isopropylmalate dehydratase large subunit has product MPQTLAQKLLARAAGRAHVTPGEIVTCRVDLAMMHDSGGPRRVKPLLEKIGARVWDPSRVVVVTDHYVPAHDADSRRIVQIARDWVREEGVARFHDMEGICHVVVPQKGYLRPGMMAVGGDSHSSTGGAFGAYMFGIGATEMLGVLVTGEIWVRVPQTIRMQWHGQLRAGVSAKDMMLRMCTQFGMDGGQYQAVEYAGAAVSALSMQERMTLSNMTAELGAQAGLVAPDAVTRDWLLGAGVEASDIDVDRWQSDAGAACLATHDFDAASLAPQVSRPHTPADAGDVDSLGNVAIDIAYIGACTGAKLDDLRMAAQVLRGQRVARNIRLLVAPASAADQAQAEREGTLGALVAAGAELLPNACGACAGYGEHRFGEDTVVISATARNFKGRMGAASSQVYLGSPYTVAASAIAGRIADPREMLS; this is encoded by the coding sequence ATGCCCCAGACGCTCGCCCAGAAACTGCTGGCCCGCGCGGCCGGCCGCGCGCATGTCACGCCAGGAGAAATCGTCACCTGCCGCGTCGACCTGGCCATGATGCATGACTCGGGCGGCCCGCGCCGCGTGAAGCCGCTGCTGGAGAAAATCGGCGCCCGGGTCTGGGACCCGTCCAGGGTGGTGGTGGTCACCGACCACTACGTGCCCGCCCATGACGCCGACAGCCGCAGGATCGTGCAGATCGCACGCGACTGGGTCAGGGAGGAGGGCGTGGCGCGTTTCCACGACATGGAGGGCATCTGCCATGTGGTGGTGCCGCAGAAGGGCTACCTGCGTCCCGGCATGATGGCGGTCGGCGGCGACAGCCACTCGTCGACCGGCGGTGCTTTCGGCGCCTACATGTTCGGCATCGGCGCGACGGAGATGCTTGGCGTGCTGGTGACCGGGGAGATCTGGGTACGCGTGCCGCAGACCATCCGCATGCAATGGCATGGCCAACTGCGCGCCGGCGTGTCCGCTAAGGACATGATGCTGCGCATGTGCACGCAGTTCGGGATGGACGGCGGCCAGTACCAGGCGGTCGAATATGCCGGCGCGGCCGTGTCGGCGTTGTCGATGCAGGAGCGGATGACGCTGTCGAACATGACCGCCGAGCTCGGCGCCCAAGCCGGCCTGGTGGCGCCCGACGCGGTCACGCGTGACTGGCTGCTCGGCGCCGGCGTGGAGGCTTCGGACATCGACGTCGACCGCTGGCAGTCGGATGCCGGCGCCGCCTGCCTGGCTACCCACGACTTCGACGCCGCGTCGCTGGCGCCGCAGGTTTCGCGGCCGCATACCCCGGCGGATGCGGGCGATGTCGACAGCCTTGGCAATGTGGCAATCGACATCGCGTATATCGGCGCCTGCACCGGCGCCAAGCTCGACGACCTGCGCATGGCGGCGCAGGTGCTGCGCGGGCAGCGCGTGGCGCGCAATATCCGGCTGCTGGTGGCACCGGCCAGCGCCGCCGACCAGGCGCAGGCCGAGCGGGAGGGTACGCTGGGCGCGCTGGTGGCTGCCGGTGCCGAACTGCTGCCGAACGCGTGCGGCGCGTGCGCCGGCTACGGCGAGCACCGCTTTGGCGAGGACACCGTGGTGATCAGCGCCACCGCACGCAATTTCAAGGGGCGCATGGGCGCCGCATCGTCGCAGGTATATCTCGGTTCGCCGTACACGGTAGCCGCGTCGGCGATCGCGGGCCGAATCGCCGATCCACGGGAGATGCTGTCGTGA
- a CDS encoding DUF1801 domain-containing protein, with product MKKSDTQDSKQNSEQDSIPAPELIDARIRELDDWRGQMLGRLRTLVREADPEVVEEWKWRGVPVWSHDGILCTGETYKNAVKMTFAKGAALDDPAGLFNASLEGNTRRAIDFHEGDKIDEKALKTLIRAAVALNQSKGRR from the coding sequence ATGAAAAAGAGCGACACGCAAGACAGCAAGCAGAACAGCGAGCAAGACAGCATTCCGGCTCCGGAGCTGATCGATGCCAGGATCCGGGAGCTGGACGACTGGCGCGGCCAGATGCTCGGCCGGCTGCGCACGCTGGTCAGGGAAGCCGATCCGGAAGTCGTCGAGGAATGGAAATGGCGCGGCGTCCCGGTCTGGTCGCACGACGGCATCCTCTGCACCGGCGAGACCTACAAGAACGCTGTGAAGATGACCTTCGCCAAGGGCGCGGCGCTGGACGATCCTGCCGGCCTGTTCAACGCCAGCCTGGAGGGCAACACCCGCCGCGCCATCGACTTCCATGAAGGCGACAAGATCGACGAAAAGGCGTTGAAGACACTGATCCGCGCCGCCGTGGCGCTGAACCAGTCCAAGGGCCGGCGCTAG
- a CDS encoding LeuD/DmdB family oxidoreductase small subunit, giving the protein MTPDIGPFTGRAWVFGDDINTDLLAPGAYMKYGIEELARHCMEHVDPEFAGAVRPGDIVFGGRNFGAGSSREQAVEVLRHLGIAAVVAPSFAGLFYRNGFNLGLPLFTCPALPRIAAGQRAGCDLARAQVFVEGVTPLQCEPIPPHLVDMIHDGGLVPHLARKIAAGQLSVTGIPA; this is encoded by the coding sequence ATGACGCCAGACATTGGTCCTTTCACCGGTCGCGCCTGGGTGTTCGGCGACGATATCAATACGGACTTGCTCGCGCCCGGCGCCTACATGAAGTACGGCATCGAAGAACTCGCGCGCCATTGCATGGAGCATGTCGATCCCGAGTTTGCCGGCGCGGTGCGGCCCGGAGACATCGTGTTCGGCGGGCGCAATTTCGGCGCGGGATCGTCCCGCGAACAGGCGGTGGAAGTGCTGCGCCACCTTGGCATAGCAGCCGTGGTCGCGCCGTCGTTCGCCGGCCTGTTCTATCGCAACGGCTTCAACCTGGGCCTGCCGCTGTTCACCTGCCCGGCGCTGCCCCGGATCGCGGCGGGCCAGCGCGCCGGTTGCGATCTTGCGCGTGCGCAGGTCTTTGTCGAAGGCGTCACGCCGCTACAATGCGAACCGATTCCGCCGCACCTGGTGGACATGATCCACGACGGCGGCCTCGTGCCACACCTCGCACGCAAGATTGCGGCGGGCCAACTCTCCGTGACCGGGATTCCAGCATGA
- a CDS encoding type II toxin-antitoxin system HipA family toxin — MARGTQGKRLDLWMNGLPVGHWETTPAGDRLAYREDWIADPQGRPLSLSLPFTPGNQPHRGPVVANYFDNLLPDSDAIRRRIAARYQTGGIDAFALLATVGRDCAGAIQMLPPGETPTALNRIQGRPLSDPEIATLLHEATTEPVLGLREPIDDLRLSIAGAQEKTALLSWGGQWLLPQGSTPTTHIFKLPMGLVGNMRADMRTSVENEWLCARIVAAFGLPVAACEIARFGEIKALVVERFDRRPSADGSWLLRLPQEDMCQATGTSAFQKYESDGGPGIQQIADILSGSRSALSDRRNFFLTQIVFWLLAATDGHGKNFSLSHLPGSRYEATPLYDILSAHPIIGKGKNQLAPQRARLAMALHGKNSHYAIQEIQRRHWFAQGQRIGFSPDDVGSMLDQVVSQTSLAIDTAGSALPPEFPMDLANAIFDGMRRQQRRLAA, encoded by the coding sequence ATGGCACGCGGCACGCAGGGGAAGCGGCTTGATCTGTGGATGAACGGGTTGCCGGTGGGCCACTGGGAAACCACGCCCGCCGGCGACCGGCTGGCCTATCGCGAAGACTGGATTGCCGACCCGCAAGGCCGGCCGTTGTCGTTGTCATTGCCCTTCACGCCGGGCAACCAGCCACACCGTGGACCGGTGGTCGCCAATTATTTCGACAACCTGCTGCCTGACAGCGATGCCATCAGGCGGCGCATCGCTGCCCGGTACCAGACCGGCGGGATCGACGCCTTCGCGCTGCTGGCCACGGTCGGCCGCGACTGCGCCGGCGCCATCCAGATGTTGCCACCGGGAGAAACGCCGACGGCGTTGAACCGCATCCAGGGGCGGCCGCTGTCGGATCCCGAGATTGCCACCCTGCTGCACGAGGCCACGACCGAGCCCGTGCTCGGGCTGCGCGAGCCCATCGACGACCTGCGCCTGTCCATCGCCGGCGCGCAGGAAAAGACCGCGTTGCTGTCCTGGGGCGGGCAATGGCTGTTGCCGCAAGGCAGTACGCCTACCACGCATATCTTCAAGCTGCCAATGGGGCTGGTCGGCAATATGCGCGCCGACATGCGGACCTCGGTGGAAAACGAATGGCTCTGCGCCAGGATCGTCGCCGCCTTTGGCCTGCCGGTCGCCGCCTGCGAGATTGCACGCTTCGGGGAAATCAAGGCCCTGGTAGTCGAACGCTTCGACCGCAGGCCTTCTGCAGACGGTTCCTGGCTGCTGCGCCTGCCGCAGGAGGACATGTGCCAGGCCACCGGGACCTCGGCATTCCAGAAGTACGAATCGGACGGCGGGCCTGGCATCCAGCAGATCGCCGACATCCTGTCGGGCTCACGCTCGGCGCTGTCCGATCGCCGCAACTTCTTCCTCACGCAGATCGTCTTCTGGCTGCTCGCGGCCACGGATGGCCATGGCAAGAACTTCAGCCTCAGCCATCTGCCGGGCAGCCGGTATGAAGCCACGCCGCTGTACGACATCCTGTCGGCGCATCCGATCATCGGCAAAGGCAAGAACCAGCTGGCGCCGCAACGGGCACGGCTGGCGATGGCGCTGCACGGCAAGAATTCGCACTACGCCATCCAGGAGATCCAGCGGCGGCACTGGTTTGCCCAGGGACAGCGCATCGGGTTCTCGCCCGATGACGTCGGATCGATGCTCGACCAGGTCGTCTCGCAGACCAGCCTGGCCATCGATACCGCCGGCTCGGCACTGCCGCCGGAATTTCCCATGGACCTGGCCAACGCCATCTTCGATGGCATGCGCCGGCAGCAGCGGCGCCTCGCCGCCTGA
- a CDS encoding ISNCY family transposase — protein sequence MRKPETITMTMRELDRLKVIQAVVDHGLSVWRAAEKLGLSRRQVERLVLRYREDGPVGLGSRKRGRDSNRQLPPGLESRVRGLIRDSYADFGPTLAAEKLRERHGINLATETVRRIMIDAGFWIPRKLRPPKVHQPRNRRACLGELVQIDGSDHAWFEDRAPACTLLVFVDDATSRLMQLLFVPSESTPAYFTATRAYIERHGKPMAFYSDKFSVFRVNARDSAEGRGYTQFGRALFELNIDILCANSSPAKGRVERMNGTLQDRLVKELRLRGISTMDAANAFAAHFIADFNARFAKVPRSDFDAHRPLRGDEDLERIFSWREWRKVSASLTLQYDKVLYLLEDRPEHRRLVHRYLEVAEYPDGRIELWADGASLPYTTFDKLAEVDQGAIVENKRLGHVLAIAAQVQARRDSRQTIGPSRTLAGEPPRPHRPAPNTKRQRLINRLDLERAMAAPPRNEKADILTLPTVNPLPHPGLNSVTSGQHHRPTTTPQKTPTPHKKHARSDI from the coding sequence ATGCGCAAGCCCGAGACCATCACGATGACTATGCGCGAACTCGATCGGCTCAAGGTGATTCAGGCCGTGGTCGATCATGGCCTGTCGGTATGGCGCGCGGCCGAGAAGCTCGGCTTATCACGGCGTCAGGTGGAACGTCTGGTACTACGCTACCGTGAGGACGGTCCCGTCGGCTTGGGCTCGCGCAAGCGTGGTCGTGACAGCAACCGCCAGCTCCCGCCCGGGCTGGAATCCCGTGTCCGGGGCCTGATCCGCGACAGCTACGCCGACTTCGGCCCCACGCTGGCGGCCGAGAAGCTGCGCGAGCGCCATGGCATCAACCTGGCCACGGAAACGGTGCGCCGGATCATGATCGACGCCGGTTTTTGGATCCCCAGGAAGCTGCGCCCGCCCAAGGTGCACCAGCCGCGCAACCGCCGCGCCTGCCTGGGCGAGCTGGTGCAGATCGACGGCAGCGACCACGCCTGGTTCGAGGACCGGGCCCCGGCCTGCACGCTACTGGTGTTTGTCGACGATGCCACCAGTCGGCTGATGCAGTTGCTGTTCGTCCCATCGGAATCCACACCAGCGTACTTCACCGCCACACGCGCCTACATTGAGCGCCACGGCAAGCCGATGGCGTTCTACAGCGACAAGTTCAGTGTCTTCCGGGTCAATGCCCGGGACAGCGCCGAGGGGCGCGGCTACACCCAGTTCGGGCGCGCGCTGTTCGAGTTGAATATCGACATCCTGTGCGCCAATTCGAGCCCGGCCAAGGGCCGCGTCGAGCGCATGAACGGCACACTGCAGGACCGGCTGGTCAAGGAGCTGCGGCTGCGCGGCATCAGCACGATGGATGCGGCCAATGCCTTTGCCGCGCATTTCATCGCCGACTTCAACGCGCGCTTTGCCAAGGTGCCGCGCAGCGACTTTGATGCGCACCGGCCGCTGCGCGGCGATGAGGATCTGGAGCGGATCTTCAGCTGGCGCGAGTGGCGCAAGGTGTCGGCCAGCCTCACGCTGCAGTATGACAAGGTGCTGTACCTGCTCGAGGACCGGCCCGAGCACCGGCGCCTGGTCCACCGCTACCTCGAGGTCGCCGAGTATCCGGACGGGCGGATCGAGCTGTGGGCCGACGGCGCGTCCCTGCCCTACACCACCTTTGACAAGCTCGCCGAGGTCGACCAGGGCGCGATCGTCGAGAACAAGCGGCTCGGGCACGTGCTGGCCATTGCCGCGCAGGTGCAGGCGCGGCGCGACAGCCGGCAAACCATCGGGCCGTCGCGCACGCTGGCCGGCGAGCCGCCGCGCCCACACCGGCCGGCGCCCAACACCAAGCGGCAGCGGCTGATCAACCGGCTCGATCTGGAGCGCGCGATGGCGGCGCCGCCGCGCAATGAGAAGGCGGACATTTTAACTTTGCCCACCGTGAATCCATTGCCCCACCCTGGGCTAAATTCTGTCACGTCAGGCCAGCACCACCGCCCCACCACCACCCCGCAAAAGACGCCAACCCCGCACAAAAAGCACGCTCGCTCCGACATTTGA
- a CDS encoding tripartite tricarboxylate transporter substrate binding protein, producing MPFSRRQFLASAALAALASMAPAVQAATDKPITIVVGSPAGGTTDALARLIARSMGETLRRSVVVDNKPGAGGNIAAQYVARSTPDGTTLLMSFTGHTINASLYKNLPFDAVKDFTPISMVARVPSVLVARKNAPFNNTAGLIDYAKRNPGKLSFAIGAQGSSLHLASEQFKLQTGTDILNIPYKGTNPALTDLLAGTVDLMFASTVNVLPHAKSGALKILGVSSKQPLAQFQGVPTIGSTVKGFESSAWFGLFGPAKLPQATTDQLYRAVKLAVEDPAYQQRMETEAASAVSMTPQAFAQFVRGDIQHWAKVIQASGTRVE from the coding sequence ATGCCTTTCAGCAGAAGACAGTTCCTGGCCAGTGCCGCGCTGGCCGCCCTGGCCTCGATGGCCCCGGCAGTGCAGGCCGCAACCGACAAGCCGATCACGATCGTGGTGGGCAGCCCGGCCGGCGGCACCACCGACGCACTGGCGCGCCTGATCGCCCGTTCGATGGGCGAGACGCTGCGGCGCAGCGTAGTGGTGGACAACAAGCCCGGCGCCGGCGGCAATATCGCCGCGCAATACGTTGCGCGCAGCACGCCGGACGGCACCACGCTGCTGATGAGCTTTACCGGCCATACCATCAACGCCTCGCTCTACAAGAACCTGCCGTTCGACGCGGTCAAGGACTTCACGCCGATATCGATGGTCGCGCGCGTGCCGAGCGTGCTGGTGGCGCGCAAGAACGCGCCGTTCAACAATACCGCCGGCCTGATCGATTATGCGAAGCGCAATCCTGGCAAGCTGAGCTTTGCCATCGGCGCGCAAGGATCGTCGCTGCACCTGGCGAGCGAGCAGTTCAAGCTGCAGACCGGCACCGATATCCTGAACATTCCCTACAAGGGCACCAATCCCGCACTGACCGACTTGCTGGCCGGCACCGTGGACCTGATGTTCGCCAGTACCGTCAACGTGCTGCCGCATGCGAAGTCCGGCGCGCTCAAGATCCTGGGCGTCAGCAGCAAGCAGCCGCTGGCGCAGTTCCAGGGCGTGCCCACCATCGGCAGTACCGTGAAGGGCTTCGAGTCATCGGCGTGGTTCGGGTTGTTCGGGCCGGCAAAGCTGCCGCAGGCAACCACCGACCAGCTGTATCGGGCGGTGAAGCTCGCGGTGGAGGATCCCGCGTACCAGCAGCGGATGGAAACCGAGGCCGCCAGCGCGGTCAGCATGACGCCGCAGGCGTTCGCGCAGTTTGTCCGCGGTGATATCCAGCACTGGGCCAAGGTGATCCAGGCATCCGGCACGCGGGTGGAATGA
- a CDS encoding GntR family transcriptional regulator: protein MSLDANPDLPRFQQVRLILRDRIRGGYYETGMPLPGERQLAEEFGVARVTVRSALARLEEEGMVARLRGKGTVPTFRHAAVTATAVRGGLLDNIVSVSKRTRVTVLEWKRMPAPPAVSTALDLPPGAAVLKVVRVRKFKAQPIAYTEVFVPDDLATALDRHTLQDTPMLVALEQHGVHVVSADQTLGAAVADLQVARILRLSPGVPLLRVSRIATDRQGRRVQYLVGLYHPERYTYQMRLSRVGGATRVWIDADSSDAGAAGSTTISPLE from the coding sequence ATGTCTTTGGATGCCAATCCCGATCTTCCCCGCTTCCAGCAAGTCCGGCTGATCCTGCGCGACCGTATCCGCGGCGGCTACTACGAGACCGGGATGCCGCTGCCCGGCGAGCGCCAGCTCGCCGAAGAATTCGGCGTGGCACGCGTCACCGTGCGCTCGGCACTGGCGCGGCTGGAAGAGGAGGGGATGGTCGCGCGTCTGCGCGGAAAGGGCACCGTGCCGACCTTCCGGCATGCGGCAGTCACCGCCACGGCGGTGCGCGGCGGGTTGCTGGACAACATCGTCAGCGTCAGCAAGCGAACGCGCGTCACGGTCCTGGAATGGAAGCGCATGCCGGCTCCGCCAGCGGTCAGCACGGCGCTGGACCTGCCGCCCGGCGCCGCGGTGCTCAAGGTGGTGCGCGTGCGCAAGTTCAAGGCGCAGCCGATCGCCTATACCGAGGTCTTCGTGCCCGACGACCTGGCCACCGCGCTCGACCGGCATACGTTGCAGGACACGCCGATGCTGGTGGCGCTGGAACAGCACGGCGTGCATGTCGTTTCCGCCGACCAGACCCTTGGGGCTGCCGTGGCGGACCTTCAGGTTGCCCGCATCCTGCGCCTTAGTCCCGGCGTGCCGCTGTTGCGCGTTTCGCGCATCGCCACGGATCGGCAAGGCCGGCGTGTGCAATACCTGGTGGGCTTGTATCACCCGGAGCGCTACACCTACCAGATGCGCCTGTCGCGCGTGGGCGGGGCTACGCGGGTCTGGATCGACGCCGATTCGTCGGACGCGGGCGCGGCGGGCAGCACGACGATTTCGCCGCTGGAATAA